From the Ursus arctos isolate Adak ecotype North America unplaced genomic scaffold, UrsArc2.0 scaffold_9, whole genome shotgun sequence genome, the window CGGGATCCTCCGCCCGCTGCGGGGATGACTCTGGGGGGCGCCGAGCCCGCGGCGCGCAGTGTCCCGTGAACTGTGAGTACTGCGACTGAACGGCGGCCGGCGAGCGGGCGATTAGCACCCATTGCATGAATTATGAAACAATAACTTtcggaagaagcagaagaaaggggaaaaaaaagaaggatttaTCGCTGGTCCCCCTGGCCGACTCCGCACGGTGCTcttgccccctccctcctctcccttcctcctttcccggAGAGAGAAGAGGACTGGGAGGAGGGCAGGCGGCCGGCCCCCGAGGAGGGGGGCGCCAGGGGGGCTGTGATTAGAAggagcagtagcagcagcagcaggagaagaTGCTGAGGATGCGGACCGCGGGATGGGCGCGCGGCTGGTGCCTGGGTTGCTGTCTCCTCTTGCCGCTCTCGCTCAGCCTGGCGGCCGCCAAACAACTCCTCCGATATCGACTGGCCGAGGAGGGCCCAGCGGACGTCCGCATCGGCAACGTCGCCTCGGACCTGGGCATCGTGACCGGCTCGGGTGAGGTGACTTTCAGCCTCGAGTCGGGCTCGGAGTACCTGAAGATCGACAACCTCACCGGCGAGCTGAGCACGAGCGAGCGGCGCATCGACCGCGAGAAGCTGCCCCAGTGTCAGATGATCTTCGACGAGAACGAGTGTTTTCTGGACTTCGAAGTGTCGGTGATCGGGCCCTCGCAGAGCTGGGTGGACCTGTTCGAGGGTCGGGTCATCGTACTCGATATTAACGACAACACACCCACCTTCCCGTCACCGGTGCTCACGCTCACGGTGGAGGAGAACCGGCCGGTGGGCACTCTGTACTTGCTACCCACCGCCACCGACCGTGACTTCGGCCGCAACGGCATCGAACGCTACGAGCTGCTCCAGGAGCCcgggggcggtggcggcggcggcggcggcagcggcggcggcggcgatgGCCGGCGTGCGGGGCCTGCCGACAGCGCCCCCTACCCCGGGGGCGGCGGGAACGGCGCGAGCGGCGGCGGCCCGGGCGGCTCCAAGAGGCGGCCGGACGCACCAGAGAGCGGCGGCGGGACCAACCCCGGTGGCCGCAGCAGCGTGTTCGAACTGCAGGTGGCCGACACCCCGGATGGCGAGAAGCAGCCACAGCTGATCGTGAAGGGGGCGCTGGACCGGGAACAACGCGACTCCTACGAGCTGACCCTGCGGGTGCGCGACGGTGGCGACCCGCCGCGCTCCTCTCAGGCCATCCTGAGGGTGCTCATCACCGACGTGAACGACAACAGCCCCCGCTTCGAGAAGAGCGTGTACGAAGCTGACCTAGCCGAGAATAGCGCCCCAGGGACTCCCATTCTGCAGCTGCGCGCCGCCGACCTGGACGTGGGGGTCAACGGACAGATCGAGTACGTGTTCGGAGCGGCTACAGAATCCGTGCGGCGGCTGCTGCGCCTCGACGAGACGTCCGGCTGGCTCAGTGTCCTGCACCGCATCGACCGCGAGGAGGTGAACCAGCTGCGCTTCACAGTCATGGCCCGCGACCGCGGGCAGCCCCCCAAGACGGACAAGGCCACGGTGGTCCTCAACATCAAGGACGAGAACGACAATGTGCCGTCCATTGAAATCCGCAAGATTGGGCGTATCCCACTCAAGGACGGGGTGGCCAACGTGGCCGAGGATGTTCTGGTCGATACCCCCATTGCTCTCGTACAGGTGTCCGACCGAGACCAAGGCGAGAACGGGGTAGTCACCTGCACCGTGGTGGGTGACGTGCCCTTCCAGCTCAAGCCAGCCAGCGACACAGAGGGCGACCAGAACAAGAAAAAGTACTTTCTGCACACATCGGCCCCTTTGGACTATGAGACCACCCGGGAATTCAACGTGGTCATAGTGGCGGTGGACTCGGGCAGCCCCAGCCTCTCCAGCAACAACTCCCTGGTTGTCAAGGTAGGAGACACCAACGACAACCCGCCCGTCTTCGGCCAGTCAGTGGTGGAGGTTTACTTTCCGGAGAACAACATCCCTGGAGAGAGGGTGGCCACGGTGCTGGCGACAGACGCTGACAGTGGGAAAAATGCAGAGATTGCCTACTCTCTGGATTCTTCCGTGATGGGGATCTTTGCCATTGATCCTGATTCTGGGGACATCCTTGTCAATACGGTGTTGGACCGGGAGCAGACGGACAGGTATGAGTTTAAAGTTAACGCCAAAGACAAAGGCATCCCGGTGCTGCAGGGCAGTACCACGGTGATTGTGCAGGTGGCTGACAAGAATGACAATGACCCTAAGTTTATGCAGGACGTTTTTACCTTTTATGTGAAAGAAAACTTGCAGCCCAACAGCCCTGTGGGGATGGTCACAGTGATGGATGCCGACAAGGGGCGCAATGCGGAGATGAGCCTCTACATAGAGGAAAACAGTAACATTTTTTCCATTGAAAATGACACGGGGACCATTTACTCCACAATGTCTTTTGACCGGGAACATCAGACCACATACACATTCAGAGTTAAGGCTGTGGATGGGGGAGATCCTCCCAGATCAGCCACAGCCACAGTCTCTCTCTTTGTGATGGATGAGAATGATAATGCTCCCACAGTTACCCTTCCCAGAAACATTTCCTACACTTTACTGCCACCTTCAAGTAATGTCAGGACAGTAGTAGCTACAGTGTTGGCAACAGACAGTGACGATGGCATCAATGCAGACCTTAACTACAGCATTGTGGGAGGGAATCCCTTCAAGCTGTTTGAGATTGATTCCACCAGTGGTGTGGTTTCCTTAGTGGGAAAACTCACCCAAAAGCATTATGGCTTGCACAGGTTGGTGGTGCAAGTGAATGACAGTGGGCAGCCTTCCCAGTCCACCACAACTTTGGTGCATGTGTTTGTCAATGAAAGTGTCTCTAATGCAACTGTGATTGACTCCCAGATAGCCAGAAGTTTGCACACCCCACTCACCCAGGATATAGCTGGTGACCCAAGTTATGAAATCAGCAAACAGAGACTCAGTATTGTCATTGGGGTGGTTGCTGGAATTATGACAGTCATTCTAATCATCTTAATTGTAGTGATGGCAAGGTACTGCCggtccaaaaataaaaatggctatgAAGCTGGCAAAAAGGATCACGAAGACTTTTTTACACCCCAGCAGCATGACAAATCTAAAAAGCctaaaaaggacaagaaaaacaaaaaatctaagcAGCCTCTCTACAGCAGCATTGTCACTGTAGAAGCTTCTAAACCCAACGGACAGAGGTATGATAGTGTCAATGAGAAGCTGTCAGACAGCCCAA encodes:
- the PCDH7 gene encoding protocadherin-7 isoform X10, encoding MLRMRTAGWARGWCLGCCLLLPLSLSLAAAKQLLRYRLAEEGPADVRIGNVASDLGIVTGSGEVTFSLESGSEYLKIDNLTGELSTSERRIDREKLPQCQMIFDENECFLDFEVSVIGPSQSWVDLFEGRVIVLDINDNTPTFPSPVLTLTVEENRPVGTLYLLPTATDRDFGRNGIERYELLQEPGGGGGGGGGSGGGGDGRRAGPADSAPYPGGGGNGASGGGPGGSKRRPDAPESGGGTNPGGRSSVFELQVADTPDGEKQPQLIVKGALDREQRDSYELTLRVRDGGDPPRSSQAILRVLITDVNDNSPRFEKSVYEADLAENSAPGTPILQLRAADLDVGVNGQIEYVFGAATESVRRLLRLDETSGWLSVLHRIDREEVNQLRFTVMARDRGQPPKTDKATVVLNIKDENDNVPSIEIRKIGRIPLKDGVANVAEDVLVDTPIALVQVSDRDQGENGVVTCTVVGDVPFQLKPASDTEGDQNKKKYFLHTSAPLDYETTREFNVVIVAVDSGSPSLSSNNSLVVKVGDTNDNPPVFGQSVVEVYFPENNIPGERVATVLATDADSGKNAEIAYSLDSSVMGIFAIDPDSGDILVNTVLDREQTDRYEFKVNAKDKGIPVLQGSTTVIVQVADKNDNDPKFMQDVFTFYVKENLQPNSPVGMVTVMDADKGRNAEMSLYIEENSNIFSIENDTGTIYSTMSFDREHQTTYTFRVKAVDGGDPPRSATATVSLFVMDENDNAPTVTLPRNISYTLLPPSSNVRTVVATVLATDSDDGINADLNYSIVGGNPFKLFEIDSTSGVVSLVGKLTQKHYGLHRLVVQVNDSGQPSQSTTTLVHVFVNESVSNATVIDSQIARSLHTPLTQDIAGDPSYEISKQRLSIVIGVVAGIMTVILIILIVVMARYCRSKNKNGYEAGKKDHEDFFTPQQHDKSKKPKKDKKNKKSKQPLYSSIVTVEASKPNGQRYDSVNEKLSDSPSMGRYRSVNGGPGSPDLARHYKSSSPLPTVQLHPQSPTAGKKHQAVQDLPPANTFVGAGDNISIGSDHCSEYSCQTNNKYSKQMRLHPYITVFG
- the PCDH7 gene encoding protocadherin-7 isoform X7; translated protein: MLRMRTAGWARGWCLGCCLLLPLSLSLAAAKQLLRYRLAEEGPADVRIGNVASDLGIVTGSGEVTFSLESGSEYLKIDNLTGELSTSERRIDREKLPQCQMIFDENECFLDFEVSVIGPSQSWVDLFEGRVIVLDINDNTPTFPSPVLTLTVEENRPVGTLYLLPTATDRDFGRNGIERYELLQEPGGGGGGGGGSGGGGDGRRAGPADSAPYPGGGGNGASGGGPGGSKRRPDAPESGGGTNPGGRSSVFELQVADTPDGEKQPQLIVKGALDREQRDSYELTLRVRDGGDPPRSSQAILRVLITDVNDNSPRFEKSVYEADLAENSAPGTPILQLRAADLDVGVNGQIEYVFGAATESVRRLLRLDETSGWLSVLHRIDREEVNQLRFTVMARDRGQPPKTDKATVVLNIKDENDNVPSIEIRKIGRIPLKDGVANVAEDVLVDTPIALVQVSDRDQGENGVVTCTVVGDVPFQLKPASDTEGDQNKKKYFLHTSAPLDYETTREFNVVIVAVDSGSPSLSSNNSLVVKVGDTNDNPPVFGQSVVEVYFPENNIPGERVATVLATDADSGKNAEIAYSLDSSVMGIFAIDPDSGDILVNTVLDREQTDRYEFKVNAKDKGIPVLQGSTTVIVQVADKNDNDPKFMQDVFTFYVKENLQPNSPVGMVTVMDADKGRNAEMSLYIEENSNIFSIENDTGTIYSTMSFDREHQTTYTFRVKAVDGGDPPRSATATVSLFVMDENDNAPTVTLPRNISYTLLPPSSNVRTVVATVLATDSDDGINADLNYSIVGGNPFKLFEIDSTSGVVSLVGKLTQKHYGLHRLVVQVNDSGQPSQSTTTLVHVFVNESVSNATVIDSQIARSLHTPLTQDIAGDPSYEISKQRLSIVIGVVAGIMTVILIILIVVMARYCRSKNKNGYEAGKKDHEDFFTPQQHDKSKKPKKDKKNKKSKQPLYSSIVTVEASKPNGQRYDSVNEKLSDSPSMGRYRSVNGGPGSPDLARHYKSSSPLPTVQLHPQSPTAGKKHQAVQDLPPANTFVGAGDNISIGSDHCSEYSCQTNNKYSKQGLEIFKSSFYSYSLAESRRCVLQSCCIFFSSENHILAKLMM